Proteins from one Staphylococcus saprophyticus subsp. saprophyticus ATCC 15305 = NCTC 7292 genomic window:
- a CDS encoding CidA/LrgA family protein, with amino-acid sequence MMLLQQFKKIITVLIQVLVIMGITYLGNVIQRYMHIPIAGSIVGLLLFFLLLQFKVIPAKWVNEGSNFFLTTMVFFFVPSVVGIMDVVPMINLNFILFFSMILLGTCCVALISGFIAEKMVKNKQDGNGVN; translated from the coding sequence ATGATGCTATTGCAACAATTTAAAAAGATAATAACAGTGTTGATTCAAGTATTAGTGATTATGGGGATTACTTATTTAGGTAATGTAATTCAACGTTATATGCATATACCCATTGCAGGCAGTATCGTAGGATTATTATTATTTTTCTTATTATTACAATTTAAAGTAATTCCAGCAAAATGGGTAAATGAAGGGTCAAATTTTTTCCTAACGACAATGGTATTTTTCTTTGTACCTTCAGTAGTAGGAATCATGGATGTTGTACCAATGATTAATTTGAATTTCATTTTATTCTTCTCAATGATTCTTCTTGGTACATGTTGCGTAGCTTTAATTTCAGGCTTTATAGCTGAAAAAATGGTTAAAAATAAACAAGACGGGAATGGAGTTAATTAG
- a CDS encoding LrgB family protein: MLILEAIIMIILTIAMYIGAKKLQQKFQTPFLNPALIASIGIIIVLLLFRVDYKTYMLGGKWINYLLNCTVVCLAFPLYQNRHKILKYARVIFSSVLMAVMLNFVFVFSILKLFGYSKETIVTMLPRSITAAVGIEVSHQLGGIDTITVMFIITTGLIGSILGAYLLRLGRFRSSIAKGMTYGNASHAFGTAQALDIDSETGAYSSIGMILTAVLSSIVLPILILFLY; the protein is encoded by the coding sequence ATGTTGATTTTAGAAGCGATAATAATGATTATTTTAACAATAGCAATGTATATTGGCGCGAAAAAGCTACAACAAAAATTTCAAACTCCATTTTTGAATCCTGCACTTATAGCATCTATTGGTATTATTATTGTTCTATTATTATTTAGAGTAGATTACAAGACTTACATGCTCGGTGGAAAATGGATTAATTATTTATTGAATTGTACGGTGGTTTGTTTAGCTTTCCCACTTTATCAAAACCGTCATAAAATTTTAAAGTATGCGCGTGTTATTTTTAGTAGTGTATTGATGGCGGTCATGTTAAATTTTGTATTTGTATTTAGTATATTAAAATTATTTGGCTATTCTAAAGAAACTATTGTAACGATGTTACCAAGATCAATAACGGCTGCAGTAGGTATTGAAGTGTCACATCAACTAGGTGGCATTGATACAATTACGGTTATGTTTATTATAACGACAGGTTTGATTGGTAGCATTTTAGGCGCTTATTTATTAAGATTAGGAAGATTTAGATCTTCAATTGCTAAAGGAATGACTTATGGTAACGCATCACATGCCTTTGGTACTGCTCAAGCACTTGATATTGATTCAGAAACTGGTGCTTATAGTTCAATTGGTATGATTTTAACAGCAGTTCTAAGTTCAATTGTTTTACCTATACTCATACTATTTTTATACTAA